A single window of Betta splendens chromosome 11, fBetSpl5.4, whole genome shotgun sequence DNA harbors:
- the s100a10a gene encoding protein S100-A10a translates to MPSELENAMQSLITVFHSYAGKDGKNTLSRRELRELMEHELPNFLKSQKDPAAVDKIMRDLDANGDGQVDFEEFVALVVGLSIACEQCYQAHLKKYAKK, encoded by the exons ATGCCTTCAGAACTGGAAAACGCCATGCAGTCACTCATCACGGTGTTCCACTCGTACGCCGGTAAGGACGGGAAGAACACGCTCAGCCGGCGCGAGCTGCGGGAGCTGATGGAGCACGAGCTGCCGAACTTCCTCAAG TCTCAGAAGGACCCCGCGGCCGTGGACAAGATCATGAGGGACCTGGACGCCAACGGGGACGGACAGGTGGACTTTGAGGAGTTTGTCGCCCTGGTTGTTGGACTTTCCATTGCCTGCGAGCAGTGCTACCAGGCGCACCTGAAGAAGTATGCGAAGAAGTAA